ATTGATCGATGTTAGATCATTATATTCATTGCCAGTTTAGGATTCTTTGTATCTATTCGTTGTTCTATATGAATGGATTACGTTTCAAAGGAATATGCAGTATATTAAATCATAAATGCTTTGAGATTAGTTAAATGGTCAATGTACAGGGTTTAAAAAAATATTTTCACACGAGAAAAAGCGGCCTTTTTGATAAGGCTGGTATAATTAAGGCAGTGGATGATATTAGTTTCACTATATCTGAAGGGGAAACCCTTGGATTGGTTGGGGAGAGTGGAAGCGGGAAAACCACTGCTGCCAGGGCAATACTAAGGCTGATTGAACCGGATTCAGGCGATATATTTATCAATGATACGAGTATTAATAGACTATCGGGAAAGGAACTGAGAAGATTCAGAAAAAATATGCAGATAGTCTTCCAGGATCCCTATGGATCGCTTAATCCGAGGATGACTGTAGGGAAAATTGTCACAGAACCGTTAAAGATTCACACCAATATGAATAAAAAGGAGATACAGGAGAAACTGAAGGAACTGCTGCAAATTGTTGGATTGGACATTGAGCAATCCAATAGATATCCCCATGAGTTTAGCGGTGGGCAGAGACAGCGCATAGGCATAGCCAGGGCCATAGCCATGAATCCAAAATTTATAATACTCGATGAGCCTGTATCCGCCCTTGATGTCTCAATTCAGGGTCAAATATTGAATCTTCTTTCTGATCTGCAGGATACGTTTAATCTCACCTATCTTTTTGTGGCTCATGACCTTGCAGTTGTAGAGCATATTAGCAATAGGGTAATTGTTATGTATGTTGGCAGGATTGTGGAGATGAATTTTAAAAGGGAACTCTACAACAATCCCTTTCATCCATATACACAAAGCCTACTGCAATCGATCCCGGACAACAAACCGATCAAGCATGGTTTTCAAGTTCTTTCTGGGGAGATCCCTTCACCAGAGAATCCTCCAAAGGGTTGTTATTTCCATCCACGCTGCCCCAATGTATTGAATATCTGCAAAAGGGAATATCCTGAAATGAAAGATATTGGAGGTGGCAAGGTGGCCTGCCACCTCTACTGATAATATACCAATCCGA
The Spirochaetota bacterium DNA segment above includes these coding regions:
- a CDS encoding oligopeptide/dipeptide ABC transporter ATP-binding protein; protein product: MVNVQGLKKYFHTRKSGLFDKAGIIKAVDDISFTISEGETLGLVGESGSGKTTAARAILRLIEPDSGDIFINDTSINRLSGKELRRFRKNMQIVFQDPYGSLNPRMTVGKIVTEPLKIHTNMNKKEIQEKLKELLQIVGLDIEQSNRYPHEFSGGQRQRIGIARAIAMNPKFIILDEPVSALDVSIQGQILNLLSDLQDTFNLTYLFVAHDLAVVEHISNRVIVMYVGRIVEMNFKRELYNNPFHPYTQSLLQSIPDNKPIKHGFQVLSGEIPSPENPPKGCYFHPRCPNVLNICKREYPEMKDIGGGKVACHLY